CAAACATATTATTAAATTCCATACCGTTATGGCGAAATTGCTCTTGATTGTATATGTAAATTAATATTGATGTAATTAGTGGAAATATAGAAATAAAAACTAATCTAACAACCCATGAGTTATATGAAGAAAAATGTTTTCCAATAAAAAAAGTAATAATATTTTCTATTTTATTTGGTAATGTTATTTTTTGACATAAATATTTAGCGTAAAATCTCTTGTGTGTTAGGATGGAATACTTGTTCTCAATATAAGTAGTGAGTTGAAGTAAAAATCTAGGAAGAAATAGTGTCGCAATAAATAAGAGTAAAAATAAAAGTGTGTAGTCTGGTGTTTTATTATTTTTAGAAGCGATTATTTTGTTTTCTGTTGTTAAATATTTGTTATGTATGTATCCTGTATTATTTAAATATATGACTTTACTCCATGTCTTGCCTTTTTCTAGAAGTTTTACTCTCGTGTTTTTATTAAATGTTTGAATTACTTCAGATTTAGTCGAACTATCCTTTCTGAAATTAATGTTATTTGTTGATGTAATAAGATCTTGTGATTGTGATATATTACTAATTATGAGAAATAATGTAATTAGATATGCTTTCATTGAAGTTGTTCAGTATATTGTTAAAAAAATATTTTGATTTAATTTGTTCTTTTGTACATAATACAACCTATCCAAACAGGAGACAAAAGATATGATCTCCTGTTTGGTTTTACACTAAGGTAATGGTGTGTTTAATCTACTTTTACGGCTTCATCGAATTTTCCATTTTTTCCATATAAGCCTAGGTTTCCGTTACTCTCAAGAATGTAGTATTCCCCATGAGCATTATTATACTCATACTTAGTTATACCACTTTTTTTCTTCTCTTTGATTTTTTCTTCAGAAGCAGAACCATCTGTGAATGTTGTTTTCATTAACAGAGTTCCTTTTATGTTTTTATAAAGAATAAGCGAAGCTCCCATGAGGCTTTTGTCGCATCTCCATTTTC
The Alistipes sp. ZOR0009 DNA segment above includes these coding regions:
- a CDS encoding SH3 domain-containing protein; the protein is MKAYLITLFLIISNISQSQDLITSTNNINFRKDSSTKSEVIQTFNKNTRVKLLEKGKTWSKVIYLNNTGYIHNKYLTTENKIIASKNNKTPDYTLLFLLLFIATLFLPRFLLQLTTYIENKYSILTHKRFYAKYLCQKITLPNKIENIITFFIGKHFSSYNSWVVRLVFISIFPLITSILIYIYNQEQFRHNGMEFNNMFDSTSLTISITITSLIYLLIFVGIIIESLIYYKHISIYRIPLLIIVSILSFNISILSLIIISFYIVIKIGIMILPILLFILSILSAFKIKIRINDNFDL